TTAAGTTCGAGGAGGGTGGCGATTTCTTCAAAGATAGCGGAGACTTGTTTTTTGTGCATTGATGATCTGATGCTTAGCAAAAGGTGTGATGAAAAGTAACTGCGATTTCTTTAAGTCGTTTTAAGAAATGCGGTGCCATTGTCAATATGTTAAAATGCTAAAGCCATGTCAAGGAGAAAATAGTGCGGAAGGAAAGTTTTGTTAGTTAGCTATCGTAGTTAAGAGTGAAATGAAAAGCAAGCTCAACATTTTTTAATACCTTTTAATTTATGATGACTTCATTGGGGATCCGCCAACTTAAAAGGTAGTCTTTTTACTAGCGGAAGCAGGAGGTAATATAGAATTGCAACGAGTATAGGCGCCAGTATGCACCAAACAACAACGGCATGGAGCGTGGTGTCCCACAAAAATTTGATTGCCGCCCAAACATCTTCTTTAATCATTCCAACCACTTGACTCGCTGATAAACTTAATGGCTCTGCGTGAAACACAAATTCGCCCGCCCGGTAGAATGGAATCAAGAGAATTATTTGTAGAGGATACACCAAATAATTTACTAATTGAATGGCGGGATGATTAAGACGAAATAAAATTGCCGCAATGGCGCAAAGTATTGTCGTTGCGCCAGGGACCGGGATCACTCCTAAAGTAGCCCCAAGGGCAATGCTCAAAACGATTTTTTGCAGGGAGATGCCCTGATTTAACAGGTCGATGATTGGCTTGACAAATTTTCGCTGCCAAAAATCTCTAAATTTCATGTCAGCCTAAGACCTCTGAGCCAAGCTTGGCTGAATTCGAGGCCAATTTTGAACTAGCGACCATTGGAGAAATTATAGTAGAGAAAAAACCGCCAATTGATTCTGGATAGTGAGATGCGCTGTGGGTTTATGTTATTATACTAAACCAAATACAAACTTCCATCAAAACTCAAATCGGAATTCACTTTTTCAGCTAATTCCTTTGCATCCATGGCAAAAAGAGGGGTGATTTCGATTTCGCTTTGGACATTGCCTTGAGTGTCTTTGCGAACGGACACACCGGCTTTTTCCAGCCATGAACCGAATTGGTTTATCATGTCACGGCGTGCAGTCGCAGGTGAGGCGTTGCCGTCTGCGTTTTTAACCGGGCTAAATTCATTTTCGCGTTTGACTTCCAAAAAAACCGCCCTTTCAGCGTCTGCCAACGCATCAAAAACGAAAGTCTCGAATTTGTAGCCATTCGGTTCACCTGGGTGCACCAGTTCGCCAGTGTCATTCAGATAAGGGATTTTTTTGTGCGCCAGATGCCAGGGAAGACGCAAGCCGCCTTTGTTCTCCTTTTCAACAAAATCGACGTCGAGGATATGGGTTGCGATGTTACCGGCACGGAATTTCAGAGTGCCGTCTGAGTTGCGGGCAGTTTGTTGTTCTGCGGGCAGGTCGCTGTACTCGATAACTCCCAGCCGGCCATCAATTTTTCCCAACACACCGACTTTTTCCTCCGGGTCGGTTTTAGGGACAATCTTGGCAGACATTTCTGCTTTTTTCAGAATATGAAATCCCAGAAAAATTGGGTCGCAAATTTTTGTTAAAACATTGTCCACCTGAAAATAAAAAATCAGATCGGCGCCGCGTTTTTTCAGGTCTTGCAAGGCGCCGCTATTCTTAAGCGCCGATAGCGAACCGCCGTGTCCATTGGGATTTCTAAAAATATTATCTTTGGCATCTAAGATTAAGCGGCCATTGTCGTCCAAAGCCGGAATCATCTCTTGTTTGAAAAGCATGACATTTTGCGGCTGCAAACCAAAGTAACTTTTACTTTCAAAAAAATCGACGGTCTGTTGGTGATTGGTTTCACTGGTCATGATGTACCACGGAATGGTCGATCCATGTCTTGTGGATATGGCTAAAATTTTTTCCGCATGCAGTTGAAACAGGCTCTTTTTTTTGATTGGAGTGACCGGGAAACTTCCTTTGGGGCCATCGAATCCAAGCCGGGTGCCCTGACCCCCGGCTACCAAAAAAGCTGCGACTCTTCCGGCTTTCAAGGCTTTTTCTCCGATTTTTTTAGCGTTGTTAAAAGTCTCGACTTCGTCGGGAGTTTTTGGCAGGGAAATGAAATCAGCGGGTTCGAGTGTCTGTTGTGTAGAGAGGCTTTCAGTCGACTGAACGAACTTTTGATTTAGTGAGTTCACCAATTCT
The candidate division KSB1 bacterium genome window above contains:
- a CDS encoding DUF2062 domain-containing protein, with the protein product MKFRDFWQRKFVKPIIDLLNQGISLQKIVLSIALGATLGVIPVPGATTILCAIAAILFRLNHPAIQLVNYLVYPLQIILLIPFYRAGEFVFHAEPLSLSASQVVGMIKEDVWAAIKFLWDTTLHAVVVWCILAPILVAILYYLLLPLVKRLPFKLADPQ
- a CDS encoding UDPGP type 1 family protein gives rise to the protein MRIVLNNIDEQKIIDAVYDAGQGHVFRFWNELGLESRTKLLAQLGKIDLELVNSLNQKFVQSTESLSTQQTLEPADFISLPKTPDEVETFNNAKKIGEKALKAGRVAAFLVAGGQGTRLGFDGPKGSFPVTPIKKKSLFQLHAEKILAISTRHGSTIPWYIMTSETNHQQTVDFFESKSYFGLQPQNVMLFKQEMIPALDDNGRLILDAKDNIFRNPNGHGGSLSALKNSGALQDLKKRGADLIFYFQVDNVLTKICDPIFLGFHILKKAEMSAKIVPKTDPEEKVGVLGKIDGRLGVIEYSDLPAEQQTARNSDGTLKFRAGNIATHILDVDFVEKENKGGLRLPWHLAHKKIPYLNDTGELVHPGEPNGYKFETFVFDALADAERAVFLEVKRENEFSPVKNADGNASPATARRDMINQFGSWLEKAGVSVRKDTQGNVQSEIEITPLFAMDAKELAEKVNSDLSFDGSLYLV